CGGTAGACGAGTTCGGCGTCGTCGTCGAGCTCGAAGAGGGCGGGACCCTGCTCGGTGCACAGGCCGTGGCCTTCACAGCGGTCGTAGTCGACGGAGATCCGCATCGGTCGCTTCCTTCAGGCGGGGACGAGTTCGAGGGGCAGCCGCTCGAGGCGGTGGATGACGTTGTTCCGCGCCCACACGGGGTCGCCGGCGGGCACGATCCGCTCGACCCGGGCGACGAGTGCGCGCAGCACCGCCTGGGTCTCCAGGCGGGCCAGGCCCTGCCCGGCACAGCCGTGCGTGCCGTGGCCGAACCCCAGCTGGCGCGCCGCGTCCCGGCGGACGTCGAAGGTGTCCGGGTCCTCCCACTCCAGCGCGTCGCGGTTGGCCGAGGCGTAGAGGACGAGCACGCGTGACCCCGCGGGCAGCTCGGCGCCGGCCACCTCGGTGTCGCGGACGACCTTGCGGCTGAACGCCCGCAGCGGGGACTCGAACCGGACGATCTCGTTGACCGCGTTGGGGATCAGGTCCGGCTCTTCCCTGAGCAGCCGCCACTGTGCCGGGTGCGTCGCGAACAGGTGGAGGGCGCTCGCGATCGCGCTGAGCGTGGTGTCCAGGGAGGGCACCAGGTAGTCGATCATCAGGGCCGTGCACTCGGCGTGGTCGAGTTCGCCCTGGTCGGCGGCGCGCAGCAGGTCGTCGCCCATGCTGTCCGGCAGCACCGACCGCTGCCGGACGACGCTGCGGGCGAAGCGCATCATCCCCAGGCTGCCGGGCACGGCCTTCACCGCCTGCCCGTTCAGCGGGCCGAGCGCGTCGAAGGTGGCCGCACCCCAGCGGAGCAGGTTCTCCCGTCCCTGCCGGGGCCAGCCGACGAGGTCGGGGACCACGGCCGAAGGCAGCGCCGCCGCGACGTCGACGCCGTCGACCACCCGCCGCGCCACCGCGGCCTCGACCACCCGCGCGGCCTGCTGCTCGACGACGTCCCTCATCGAGCGCAGCGCCCGGGGAGTGAGCCGGTGGGCGACCAGGGCACGGCGGCGGGCGTGGTCTTCGCCGTCGCTGTTGAGCGTCGTGCCACGGGAGAGCCGGTTCGTCACGGGGTTCAGCCCGACCCCGTCCCCGGAGATGAACGTCTTGTCGTCCAGCAGCACGGCTTTGCACTCCGCGTACCGGGGCAGTGCGTAGACCTCGTGCTTGGGCAGCCACACCACCGGGCCCAGCGCACGCAGGTTCGCGTAGTGCGGGTACGGGTCGAGGACGGCCTGGGACGAGTAGATGTCCGGCCGGTACGCGGGGACATCGGGCTGAGGGGACATCGTTGTTCCTCTCGGACGTGAATGACGACATCGTCAGTTGTGAGCACACCGTCAGTCAAGGGCAACTGACGAAATCGTCAGTGTTGACGACCTCGGCTATGCTGTGCCGGGGCAGGCCGGGAGGACGAACCACCGATGTCGGAGCAGGTGCGCAGCCGCTTGGAGCGGCGCAAGGCCCGGACGCGTGCGGCGCTGGTCCGGGCGGCGCAGGACCTCATCGCGGCGGGCCGGACGAACGTCCCGGTCCTGGAGATCACCAAGACCGCCGACGTGGGGATGGGGTCGTTCTACAACCACTTCGAGACCAAGGAGCAGCTGTACGAGGCCGCGGTCGAAGCCGCCCTCGAAGCCCAGGGCGCGCTGCTGGACGAACTGACCACCGACCTGGCCGACCCGGCGCACGTGTTCGCCCAGAACTTCCGCCTCCTGGGGCGCCTGCACCGCCGCCTACCGGAACTGAGCAAGGTGCTCCTGCACCACGGGCTCGACCTGGCCACCGCCGACCACGGCATGGCCCCGCGCGCCCGCCGCGACATCGAGGCCGCCGTCCGAGCCGGTCGTTTCACCGTCCGCGACGTCGACCTGGCCATGCTGACGGTCGCCGGCGCCGCCCTGGGCCTCGGCCGGCTGCTCCACGGCCACCCCGACCGCGACGACGCCGAAACGACCGATCAGGTGACCGAGGACGTCCTGCGGATGCTCGGGCTCCCCGCCGCCGAAGCCCACGACCTGTGCCACCGGCCCCTGCCGGACCTCGACACCGTCGTCACCCGACCGTGCCCTGCCGCGTGACGACCCCGGGCGGGTCTTCGACGTCGGGGTCGCGCTCGCGGTGTCCTCAGTGGACGTACGGCCAGCCCGCGGAGTCGTAGCCCAGCAGGTTGATGCCCAGCAGCGGTGCGCCGTTGTCGGCGTAGTAGTGGTAGACCAGGATGTCACCGTCGACGTCGGTGAAGACGTCCTGGTGCCCCGGGCCGTGGATGGTGTCGTGGCCGGCCAGGATTTCCGTGCCGCCACCGGAGGTCATGGGGGTGCCGTTGCGGTCGTAGAACGGCCCGGTGACGCTGGTCGAGCGGCCGACCATCACCCGGTAGGTGCTGGACGCGCCACGGCAGCAGTAGTCGAACGACACGAACAGGTAGTAGTACGAGCCGCGCTTGACGATGTTGGGCGCCTCGATGGGACCGCCGCCGCGGCCGGCGATCGAGCGGATCACGGAGTCGGAGCGCAGACCGGTCGACGGGTTGAGCGCGATCATCTTGATGCCGGACCAGAACGACCCGAAGCTCAGCCACCAGCGGCCCTGGGCGTCCACCACCAGGTCGGGGTCGATCGCGTTGAAGTCGTCGGAGCTCCGGGACTCGACGACCAGGCCGCGGTGGGTCCAGGTGCCGGAGCCGCCGCTGGGACTGGTGGCCAGGAAGATCGCCGAGGTGTTGGCCCCGAACGTCGAAGCCGAGTAGTACAGCCAGTACAGGCCGTTGCGGTAGGACACGTCGGGCGCCCAGAGGTTGCGGCTGCCGCCGGTGTAGCCGGTGGCCCACGGCGTGCCGCCGGGGAACGCCGAGCCCGCGTTGCGGAACGCGATCCGGTCGGTCGAGGTCTTGAGGGCGATGTTGTCGCCGGTGTGCGCGACGAGGTAGCTCCCGTCGGGGCGCTTGACCACGCTCGGGTCGTGCACGCCGATGTCGCCGGTCACCCGGCCCGGCCAGGGGTAGGCCGACGCGGGCGACGCCATCGCGGTGGTGACGGACAGGGCCGTCACCAGGACCAGGACTGCTTTTCGCAGAGCGACCACCATTGGTCCTCCCATGCCGACACCGGTTCGGATGTTAAAGAATGCGGCATCGCCGGGGCAACAACTTCCGCAGCGCGGTTCTGGGTCCGCGGAGCGGCGACGTCGAATATTCGTCGAATTCGATTGGCTCGCCGTCGAATCCCGTGCCCGCACCCCATCGCAGCAGCCAGCGGCGTCGGCGGGTGGTCAGGGAGCCGGTCAAGGGGCAAGTTGGCCGGAATGTGACAAGGTCGCGGCCTTGCCCCTGGAAAAAGCGGCTCATTACCTTGGCTCTTCGCCGGGCGAATTCCCGGTCGCGCAATCGACCGGTCCCGGGCCGCTGAAGACCCCGACCCTCGTGGCGCGCGGGCCGAGACCAGACGGGCGGACTCCCCGCGCGCGGTGCCGTTGGACCGAGGGTCGGTGCTGACGCGTCCCCGGCAACGGA
This DNA window, taken from Saccharothrix variisporea, encodes the following:
- a CDS encoding TetR/AcrR family transcriptional regulator — translated: MSEQVRSRLERRKARTRAALVRAAQDLIAAGRTNVPVLEITKTADVGMGSFYNHFETKEQLYEAAVEAALEAQGALLDELTTDLADPAHVFAQNFRLLGRLHRRLPELSKVLLHHGLDLATADHGMAPRARRDIEAAVRAGRFTVRDVDLAMLTVAGAALGLGRLLHGHPDRDDAETTDQVTEDVLRMLGLPAAEAHDLCHRPLPDLDTVVTRPCPAA
- a CDS encoding arabinan endo-1,5-alpha-L-arabinosidase — its product is MVVALRKAVLVLVTALSVTTAMASPASAYPWPGRVTGDIGVHDPSVVKRPDGSYLVAHTGDNIALKTSTDRIAFRNAGSAFPGGTPWATGYTGGSRNLWAPDVSYRNGLYWLYYSASTFGANTSAIFLATSPSGGSGTWTHRGLVVESRSSDDFNAIDPDLVVDAQGRWWLSFGSFWSGIKMIALNPSTGLRSDSVIRSIAGRGGGPIEAPNIVKRGSYYYLFVSFDYCCRGASSTYRVMVGRSTSVTGPFYDRNGTPMTSGGGTEILAGHDTIHGPGHQDVFTDVDGDILVYHYYADNGAPLLGINLLGYDSAGWPYVH
- a CDS encoding ferredoxin, whose product is MRISVDYDRCEGHGLCTEQGPALFELDDDAELVYRFEGGTVPPEHVAAARAAINSCPVAALRELG
- a CDS encoding cytochrome P450 — encoded protein: MSPQPDVPAYRPDIYSSQAVLDPYPHYANLRALGPVVWLPKHEVYALPRYAECKAVLLDDKTFISGDGVGLNPVTNRLSRGTTLNSDGEDHARRRALVAHRLTPRALRSMRDVVEQQAARVVEAAVARRVVDGVDVAAALPSAVVPDLVGWPRQGRENLLRWGAATFDALGPLNGQAVKAVPGSLGMMRFARSVVRQRSVLPDSMGDDLLRAADQGELDHAECTALMIDYLVPSLDTTLSAIASALHLFATHPAQWRLLREEPDLIPNAVNEIVRFESPLRAFSRKVVRDTEVAGAELPAGSRVLVLYASANRDALEWEDPDTFDVRRDAARQLGFGHGTHGCAGQGLARLETQAVLRALVARVERIVPAGDPVWARNNVIHRLERLPLELVPA